A genomic stretch from Cellulomonas sp. KRMCY2 includes:
- a CDS encoding D-2-hydroxyacid dehydrogenase, with amino-acid sequence MDHGQRLRMVLATPLDEDLCVRLEELEPRVELVRDHSLLPPMRHAGDHSGDPTWRRTPEKQACFDTLVDSADALYGIPDVSSAALARTVAANPRLRWVQTMAAGGASQVAAAGLSQADLARVGFTTSAGVHAGTLAEFAVFGLLAGAKSLPRLIAQQRDHDWSDRWAMGQLHEQTVLVVGLGSIGRQTARLLSALGARVVGANRSAVEVPGVERTVRLDALAEGARGVDAIVVTLPGAAATTGLVGAEVFAAARRGASVVNVGRGTVIAEPALVTALRDGAVGFAALDVTAVEPLPADSPLWDLPNVLISPHTAALSPAEDRRIAELTADNARRLLDGEPLRNLVDPADLD; translated from the coding sequence ATGGACCACGGTCAGCGGCTACGGATGGTGCTCGCCACACCGCTCGACGAGGACCTCTGCGTGCGGCTCGAGGAGCTCGAGCCGCGGGTCGAGCTGGTGCGCGACCACAGCCTGCTGCCGCCCATGCGGCATGCCGGGGACCACAGCGGCGACCCGACCTGGCGCCGGACGCCCGAGAAGCAGGCGTGCTTCGACACCCTGGTCGACTCGGCTGACGCGCTCTACGGCATCCCGGACGTCTCGTCGGCCGCGCTGGCGCGGACGGTCGCCGCCAACCCGCGGCTGCGGTGGGTTCAGACGATGGCGGCCGGTGGGGCGTCCCAGGTCGCCGCGGCCGGCCTGTCGCAGGCCGACCTCGCACGGGTCGGCTTCACGACCTCGGCCGGGGTGCACGCCGGGACGCTGGCCGAGTTCGCCGTCTTCGGCCTGCTCGCAGGTGCGAAGAGCCTGCCGCGGCTGATCGCCCAGCAGCGCGACCACGACTGGTCGGACCGGTGGGCGATGGGTCAGCTGCACGAGCAGACCGTCCTGGTCGTCGGCCTCGGCAGCATCGGTCGGCAGACCGCACGGCTGCTCAGCGCACTCGGCGCCCGGGTGGTCGGAGCGAACCGGAGCGCCGTCGAGGTCCCGGGCGTCGAGCGCACGGTCCGCCTCGACGCGCTCGCCGAGGGCGCGCGGGGCGTCGACGCGATCGTCGTGACCCTGCCAGGTGCCGCGGCGACGACCGGCCTGGTCGGCGCCGAGGTCTTCGCCGCGGCCCGCCGTGGGGCGAGCGTCGTCAACGTCGGCCGCGGCACGGTGATCGCCGAGCCCGCGCTCGTGACGGCGCTGCGCGACGGCGCGGTCGGGTTCGCCGCCCTCGACGTCACAGCGGTCGAGCCGCTGCCGGCGGACAGCCCGCTGTGGGACCTGCCGAACGTGCTGATCAGCCCGCACACCGCGGCGCTGAGCCCGGCCGAGGACCGGCGGATCGCCGAGCTGACAGCCGACAACGCCCGGCGGCTGCTCGACGGCGAACCGCTGCGCAACCTGGTCGACCCGGCGGACCTGGACTGA
- a CDS encoding DUF4862 family protein, whose protein sequence is MTIPALPTPGQPPAPSPLLGAYAMAPADPTAAEAFYAGVAGLDVGGLELPLGPAGSANLEPAWFTRNVQPDWDLLVTCIPAVMGRLGTDAAYGLSSSDADGRRHALDDVARARDLAVRLADEHGRRRVVAIQVHSAPGPGLASLDAFTRSLEEILGWDLAGAEALVEHCDARVPGQPAAKGFWSLADEIAAIGRVGHAGLSINWGRSAIEGRSAATALEHVTTAAGAGLLRAVVLSGATDAATPWGAPWGDAHIPPRGADPALAASHASLLGAAEIAATLAAAGPEPLVAVKVSVRPADADVATRLAVARAALDLVATARAAG, encoded by the coding sequence ATGACGATCCCCGCGCTGCCGACGCCCGGACAGCCGCCCGCACCGAGCCCACTGCTCGGCGCCTACGCGATGGCTCCTGCCGATCCGACCGCGGCGGAGGCGTTCTACGCAGGCGTCGCGGGCCTCGACGTCGGCGGCCTCGAGCTGCCGCTCGGCCCGGCGGGCTCGGCGAACCTCGAGCCGGCCTGGTTCACCCGCAACGTCCAGCCGGACTGGGACCTGCTGGTGACCTGCATCCCGGCGGTCATGGGTCGGCTCGGCACCGATGCCGCCTACGGCCTGTCCTCATCAGACGCCGACGGCCGCCGCCACGCGCTCGACGACGTCGCACGGGCCCGGGACCTGGCGGTCCGGCTGGCCGACGAGCACGGCCGACGTCGCGTCGTGGCGATCCAGGTGCACAGCGCGCCCGGCCCGGGGCTCGCCTCGCTCGACGCGTTCACCCGGTCGCTCGAGGAGATCCTCGGCTGGGACCTGGCCGGCGCCGAGGCGCTCGTCGAGCACTGCGACGCACGCGTCCCGGGTCAGCCGGCGGCGAAGGGCTTCTGGTCCCTGGCCGACGAGATCGCGGCGATCGGTCGGGTCGGCCACGCCGGGCTGAGCATCAACTGGGGCCGGTCGGCGATCGAGGGCCGGAGCGCCGCCACTGCGCTCGAGCACGTGACGACAGCAGCCGGGGCGGGGCTGCTGCGCGCCGTCGTGCTCTCCGGGGCCACCGACGCGGCCACGCCCTGGGGCGCCCCGTGGGGTGACGCGCACATCCCGCCGCGCGGCGCCGACCCGGCCCTCGCCGCGTCCCACGCCTCGCTGCTCGGAGCGGCCGAGATCGCCGCGACGCTCGCCGCCGCCGGGCCGGAGCCGCTGGTCGCGGTCAAGGTCTCCGTGCGGCCGGCCGATGCCGACGTCGCCACCAGGCTCGCCGTCGCCCGGGCCGCGCTCGACCTCGTCGCGACCGCCCGCGCGGCGGGCTGA
- a CDS encoding TRAP transporter substrate-binding protein: MRRNKAVSITALIGASVLALTACSAGTSPVTEQTAAGEETGAPQASADTLVMKVAFNQPETHPQYIVMDELGDKLFEATDGAYDIEVFPNETLGAQRETIELVQAGTIEMAYVGGPLLENFNPDFVVFNLPFVFDSPEHQSAVTNDPAIVSDLYSSLEDQGIKILSAFHGGVRSVYNSEKPIVTPADLAGMKIRVIESDTNIEMMSLMGGTGTPMGQGEVYTAIQSGILEGGENNELIYSNLKHAEVAPFYSYTRHLMFPDYLMINPDVWDAMSTETQDIFTELLAEARVREAELWKEQVTEGIAAAEAAGATFNEVDAEAFAAAISPLTEAKLTTDVTRAIYDQVRAAAE; encoded by the coding sequence ATGAGGCGAAACAAGGCCGTTTCGATCACCGCCCTGATCGGGGCATCGGTGCTCGCGCTGACCGCGTGCAGCGCCGGCACGAGCCCGGTGACCGAGCAGACCGCTGCCGGCGAGGAGACCGGGGCTCCCCAGGCCTCGGCCGACACGCTCGTCATGAAGGTGGCGTTCAACCAGCCCGAGACCCACCCGCAGTACATCGTGATGGACGAGCTCGGCGACAAGCTGTTCGAGGCGACCGACGGTGCGTACGACATCGAGGTGTTCCCGAACGAGACCCTCGGTGCCCAGCGCGAGACGATCGAGCTGGTCCAGGCCGGCACGATCGAGATGGCGTACGTCGGCGGGCCGCTGCTGGAGAACTTCAACCCGGACTTCGTGGTCTTCAACCTGCCGTTCGTCTTCGACTCCCCGGAGCACCAGAGCGCTGTCACCAACGACCCGGCGATCGTCTCCGACCTGTACTCCTCGCTCGAGGACCAGGGGATCAAGATCCTGTCCGCCTTCCACGGCGGCGTCCGGTCGGTCTACAACTCCGAGAAGCCGATCGTGACCCCCGCGGACCTCGCGGGCATGAAGATCCGCGTCATCGAGTCGGACACGAACATCGAGATGATGTCGCTGATGGGCGGCACCGGGACCCCGATGGGTCAGGGTGAGGTCTACACCGCCATCCAGTCCGGCATCCTCGAGGGCGGCGAGAACAACGAGCTCATCTACTCGAACCTCAAGCACGCCGAGGTCGCGCCGTTCTACAGCTACACGCGGCACCTGATGTTCCCGGACTACCTGATGATCAACCCGGACGTGTGGGACGCGATGTCCACCGAGACCCAGGACATCTTCACCGAGCTCCTCGCCGAGGCCCGCGTGCGCGAGGCCGAGCTGTGGAAGGAGCAGGTCACCGAGGGAATCGCTGCTGCCGAGGCGGCCGGTGCCACGTTCAACGAGGTCGACGCCGAGGCCTTCGCCGCGGCCATCTCCCCGCTCACCGAGGCGAAGCTGACGACCGACGTCACGCGCGCCATCTACGACCAGGTCCGCGCCGCGGCTGAGTGA
- a CDS encoding TRAP transporter small permease yields the protein MTSVKNVLDRVLTWVCVALFAVLVVDVTWQVFARQVLDQPSGWSEELAKYLFIWLGLFGSALVFGERGHIAVDFAVKKLPEKVKIAITAVVQLAILAFTGLVLIWGGFRVVDLAWDQNLTGLPTNVGPLYLALPISGILIAFYTVYHLVRILVGAESAVEDAEPDVL from the coding sequence ATGACATCAGTCAAGAACGTGCTCGACCGCGTGCTGACGTGGGTGTGCGTGGCGCTGTTCGCGGTGCTCGTGGTCGACGTCACCTGGCAGGTCTTCGCACGGCAGGTCCTCGACCAGCCCAGTGGCTGGTCCGAGGAGCTCGCGAAGTACCTGTTCATCTGGTTGGGCCTCTTCGGTTCGGCGCTCGTCTTCGGTGAGCGCGGCCACATCGCTGTCGACTTCGCCGTCAAGAAGCTGCCCGAGAAGGTCAAGATCGCCATCACGGCGGTCGTCCAGCTCGCCATCCTGGCGTTCACCGGGCTCGTCCTGATCTGGGGCGGCTTCCGCGTGGTCGACCTGGCCTGGGACCAGAACCTGACGGGGCTGCCGACCAACGTCGGGCCGCTCTACCTGGCGCTGCCCATCTCCGGGATCCTCATCGCCTTCTACACCGTCTACCACCTGGTCCGGATCCTCGTCGGCGCTGAGAGCGCCGTCGAGGACGCCGAGCCGGACGTCCTGTGA
- a CDS encoding TRAP transporter large permease — translation MDPAALAALILLGGIALFLIMGAPISIAVGLSSLIAMFTTLGVENGVLTSAQQVFRGINSFPLLAIPFFVLAGVIMNQGGIALRLVNAAKVLVGRMPGSLAQTNIAANALFGAVSGSGVAAAAAIGSTIGPIQAKEGYDKSFSAAVNIASAPSGMIIPPSNLMIVYSLVSSTSVAALFVAGYVPGAMWAAACMIIVYLYARKRPELKVTERIGFAQGAKTLLAAVPALLLIVVVIGGILLGFFTPTEGSNIAVVYSLALSFVYRTIKVRQLPTMLMDAARTTAVVMFLVGVSSIMGFVMSFARIPAMASEAIFSVSSNPIVILLLIAVILLILGCFMDPTPAVLIFTPILLPIVMAMGIHPVHFGIMMVFNLSIGTITPPVGPILFVGAKVADISIEDVVRRLLPFFGALILVLIMVIFTPALSMWLPTQLGLVTP, via the coding sequence ATGGATCCAGCAGCACTCGCAGCACTCATCCTGCTCGGCGGCATCGCCCTCTTCTTGATCATGGGCGCGCCGATCAGCATCGCGGTCGGGCTCTCGTCCCTGATCGCCATGTTCACCACGCTCGGCGTCGAGAACGGCGTGCTCACCTCGGCGCAGCAGGTCTTCCGGGGGATCAACTCGTTCCCCCTGCTGGCGATCCCGTTCTTCGTCCTCGCCGGCGTGATCATGAACCAAGGCGGGATAGCACTCCGGCTGGTCAACGCCGCCAAGGTGCTCGTCGGCCGGATGCCGGGCTCGCTCGCCCAGACCAACATCGCCGCCAATGCGCTGTTCGGGGCCGTCTCCGGCTCCGGCGTCGCGGCGGCCGCGGCGATCGGTTCGACGATCGGCCCGATCCAGGCCAAGGAGGGCTACGACAAGTCCTTCTCGGCCGCGGTCAACATCGCGTCCGCACCGTCCGGGATGATCATCCCGCCGAGCAACCTGATGATCGTCTACTCGCTGGTCTCGAGCACCTCGGTGGCCGCACTGTTCGTCGCCGGGTACGTCCCCGGGGCGATGTGGGCCGCGGCGTGCATGATCATCGTGTATCTGTACGCCCGCAAGCGTCCCGAGCTCAAGGTGACCGAGCGGATCGGCTTCGCCCAGGGCGCCAAGACGCTCCTGGCTGCGGTGCCCGCACTGCTGCTCATCGTCGTGGTGATCGGCGGCATCCTGCTCGGCTTCTTCACGCCGACCGAGGGCTCGAACATCGCTGTCGTCTACTCGCTGGCGCTGTCCTTCGTCTACCGGACGATCAAGGTCCGGCAGCTGCCGACGATGCTCATGGACGCGGCCCGCACGACGGCCGTCGTCATGTTCCTGGTGGGCGTCTCGTCGATCATGGGCTTCGTGATGTCCTTCGCGCGGATCCCGGCGATGGCGTCGGAGGCGATCTTCTCGGTGAGCAGCAACCCGATCGTCATCCTGCTGCTCATCGCGGTCATCCTGCTGATCCTCGGGTGCTTCATGGACCCGACGCCGGCGGTGCTGATCTTCACGCCGATCCTGCTGCCGATCGTGATGGCCATGGGGATCCACCCCGTGCACTTCGGGATCATGATGGTCTTCAACCTGTCCATCGGGACGATCACCCCGCCCGTGGGTCCGATCCTGTTCGTCGGGGCGAAGGTGGCGGACATCTCGATCGAGGACGTCGTCCGCAGGCTGCTGCCGTTCTTCGGCGCCCTGATCCTCGTGCTGATCATGGTGATCTTCACACCGGCCCTGTCGATGTGGCTGCCGACGCAGCTCGGGCTGGTCACGCCCTGA
- the kduI gene encoding 5-dehydro-4-deoxy-D-glucuronate isomerase, which translates to MEQRYATSPEHLPGMDTAELRARYLVPGLFAADQANAVYTHHDRVVLVGVMPVTTGVALPTFPEIRSDHFFEHREGGIVNVGGRGTITADGTTYDVGHGSCLYVGRGAQEVTFASSEAGTEAGPARFYLVSAPAHTAYPTTFVEAGAGNIRELGDALTSNRRTLNQYIHENGVRSCQVVMGVTTLHPGSMWNTMPAHTHDRRMEAYLYFDLPADARVIHLMGEPTETRHLVVADQEAVISPSWSVHSGVGSASYSFVWAMAGENQSFDDMDGFAIADMR; encoded by the coding sequence ATGGAACAGCGTTACGCGACCAGCCCGGAGCACCTGCCCGGGATGGACACCGCCGAGCTGCGAGCCCGTTACCTGGTCCCCGGCCTCTTCGCCGCCGACCAGGCGAACGCGGTCTACACCCACCACGACCGGGTCGTCCTGGTCGGCGTCATGCCGGTGACGACGGGCGTCGCCCTGCCGACGTTCCCCGAGATCCGCAGCGACCACTTCTTCGAGCACCGCGAGGGCGGGATCGTCAACGTCGGCGGTCGCGGCACCATCACGGCGGACGGCACCACCTACGACGTCGGCCACGGGTCCTGCCTGTACGTCGGTCGGGGCGCCCAGGAGGTCACCTTCGCCTCGAGCGAGGCCGGGACCGAGGCCGGCCCCGCCCGCTTCTACCTCGTCTCGGCCCCCGCGCACACCGCCTACCCCACGACCTTCGTCGAGGCGGGCGCCGGGAACATCCGCGAGCTCGGTGACGCGCTGACGTCGAACCGCCGCACGCTCAACCAGTACATCCACGAGAACGGCGTCCGGAGCTGCCAGGTCGTGATGGGTGTGACGACGCTGCACCCGGGCAGCATGTGGAACACCATGCCCGCGCACACGCACGACCGCCGCATGGAGGCGTACCTCTACTTCGACCTGCCGGCCGACGCGCGCGTCATCCACCTCATGGGTGAGCCGACCGAGACCCGGCACCTCGTGGTCGCCGACCAGGAGGCGGTCATCTCCCCGAGCTGGTCGGTGCACTCCGGCGTCGGCTCGGCGAGCTACAGCTTCGTCTGGGCGATGGCGGGGGAGAACCAGTCCTTCGACGACATGGACGGCTTCGCCATCGCCGACATGCGCTGA
- a CDS encoding IclR family transcriptional regulator, which translates to MAIETTPGPVVEPIGSGVAGADVRVAPSANASEKTLLVLEAALTHARFMDVVEATGLAKATTHRILSTLVDRRFVAVAADGSYLPGPKILSLAGQALARIDISAIAQPFVDALVEKVHCTVHVGVVNGDEIVYLIRSDSDKPYQMPSRVGHAIPMHSSGIGKVVLSSYTDDGLERFVARAGLPRRTEHTITSIEGLRAEIATVRELGYALDREENVPGVGCVAAPIRDHTGSITYGLSISTLTLEHTVEQIEAMSVLAVETADKISAALGYTPDPTT; encoded by the coding sequence ATGGCCATCGAGACCACGCCCGGACCCGTCGTCGAGCCCATCGGCAGCGGTGTCGCGGGTGCCGACGTCCGCGTCGCGCCGAGCGCCAACGCGAGCGAGAAGACGTTGCTCGTGCTCGAGGCGGCCCTGACCCATGCCCGGTTCATGGACGTGGTCGAGGCGACCGGACTGGCCAAGGCGACCACCCATCGGATCCTGTCGACGCTCGTCGACCGGCGGTTCGTCGCCGTCGCGGCCGACGGCAGCTACCTGCCCGGCCCCAAGATCCTGTCCCTCGCGGGCCAGGCCCTGGCGCGGATCGACATCTCGGCCATCGCGCAGCCCTTCGTCGACGCGCTCGTCGAGAAGGTGCACTGCACGGTGCACGTCGGCGTGGTCAACGGGGACGAGATCGTCTACCTGATCCGCAGCGACTCCGACAAGCCGTACCAGATGCCCTCGCGGGTCGGCCACGCCATCCCGATGCACTCCTCCGGCATCGGCAAGGTCGTCCTGAGCAGCTACACGGACGACGGCCTCGAACGCTTCGTCGCGCGCGCGGGCCTGCCGCGCCGGACCGAGCACACGATCACGAGCATCGAGGGCCTGCGGGCCGAGATCGCGACGGTCCGTGAGCTGGGCTACGCCCTCGACCGCGAGGAGAACGTCCCCGGGGTCGGCTGCGTGGCGGCCCCCATCCGCGACCACACCGGGTCGATCACGTACGGCCTGAGCATCTCGACGCTCACGCTCGAGCACACCGTCGAGCAGATCGAGGCGATGTCCGTCCTGGCCGTCGAGACGGCCGACAAGATCTCCGCCGCCCTCGGCTACACCCCGGACCCGACGACCTGA
- a CDS encoding SDR family oxidoreductase, with amino-acid sequence MTNAAITPAAYAESLLSLEGQLAVVTGASQGIGLAIAECLASAGADVIGVSHDMPEGASAVRTAVEATGRTFTPLRADFSDRGQVTALAADLAGRGVDILINNGGTIRRAPAAVHTDEDFDHVLDVNLRSTFVLSREVGRTMIERGHGKIVNTASMLSFQGGINVPGYTSSKSAIAGLTKALANEWAEKGVNVNAVAPGYVATANTHDLRQDAARSDAILARIPAARWAQPSDIAGAVLFLCSRAADYVNGAILPVDGGWLAR; translated from the coding sequence ATGACGAACGCAGCCATCACGCCTGCCGCGTATGCGGAGAGTCTCCTGAGCCTCGAAGGGCAGCTGGCGGTCGTCACGGGCGCCAGCCAGGGGATCGGCCTGGCCATCGCCGAGTGCCTCGCCTCGGCCGGTGCGGACGTCATCGGGGTCAGCCACGACATGCCCGAGGGTGCCAGCGCCGTGCGCACCGCCGTCGAGGCGACCGGACGCACGTTCACCCCGCTGCGTGCCGACTTCTCCGACCGCGGGCAGGTCACCGCGCTCGCGGCCGACCTCGCCGGCCGCGGCGTCGACATCCTGATCAACAACGGCGGCACCATCCGCCGTGCCCCCGCCGCGGTCCACACCGACGAGGACTTCGACCACGTCCTCGACGTCAACCTCCGCTCGACCTTCGTCCTGTCCCGCGAGGTGGGCCGCACGATGATCGAGCGCGGCCACGGGAAGATCGTCAACACCGCGTCGATGCTCAGCTTCCAGGGCGGCATCAACGTCCCCGGCTACACATCCTCGAAGTCGGCCATCGCCGGACTGACCAAGGCGCTGGCCAACGAGTGGGCCGAGAAGGGCGTCAACGTCAACGCGGTCGCGCCCGGGTACGTCGCGACCGCCAACACCCACGACCTGCGTCAGGACGCCGCGCGCAGCGACGCGATCCTCGCGCGCATCCCGGCGGCCCGCTGGGCGCAGCCGTCGGACATCGCCGGTGCCGTCCTGTTCCTGTGCTCGCGCGCGGCCGACTACGTCAACGGCGCGATCCTGCCGGTCGACGGTGGCTGGCTCGCCCGATGA
- a CDS encoding C-terminal binding protein, producing the protein MRIVITECDHDSFDREHEVTDPAGAELVLTQSRSAAELIANVAGADGILVQYAEITAEVMDALPSLRVIGRYGVGVDSVDVAAATERGIAVCNVPDYGTESVSDHAIGLTLATARGIPRLDRGMRDGSFDLVAVRPLYQTSGRVFGIVGMGLIGTATARKAAGLGYEVLGHDIAAEPGSDAFHGFPLVSLDELLERSHVVSLHTPLNESTRSLIGARELAAMRTDAILVNTSRGGVVDTGALVAALSSGSIRGAAIDVHETEPLPPDHPLMGFDSVVLTPHLAWYTEESYDELKRRTVANVVDVCAGRAPRDIVNPEVLGAPGRNAACAVAAPAVRATTATPAALPTGA; encoded by the coding sequence ATGAGGATCGTCATCACCGAGTGCGACCACGACTCGTTCGACCGTGAGCACGAGGTCACCGACCCGGCGGGTGCCGAGCTCGTCCTGACCCAGTCCCGCTCGGCGGCCGAGCTGATCGCCAACGTCGCCGGCGCCGACGGGATCCTCGTCCAGTACGCCGAGATCACCGCGGAGGTGATGGACGCGCTGCCGAGCCTGCGGGTGATCGGCCGGTACGGCGTCGGGGTGGACTCGGTGGACGTGGCCGCGGCGACCGAACGCGGCATCGCGGTCTGCAACGTGCCGGACTACGGCACCGAGTCGGTCTCGGACCACGCGATCGGGCTGACCCTCGCGACCGCCCGTGGCATCCCGCGGCTCGACCGCGGGATGCGTGACGGCTCGTTCGACCTGGTCGCGGTCCGTCCGCTCTACCAGACCTCCGGGCGGGTCTTCGGCATCGTGGGGATGGGCCTGATCGGCACCGCGACCGCACGCAAGGCGGCCGGTCTCGGGTACGAGGTGCTCGGCCACGACATCGCCGCCGAGCCAGGCTCGGACGCGTTCCACGGCTTCCCCCTGGTGAGTCTGGACGAGCTGCTCGAGCGTTCCCACGTGGTGTCGCTGCACACCCCGCTGAACGAGAGCACCCGCTCGCTGATCGGTGCCCGGGAGCTCGCGGCGATGCGGACCGACGCGATCCTGGTCAACACGAGCCGCGGCGGGGTCGTCGACACCGGCGCGCTCGTGGCGGCCCTGAGCTCCGGCTCGATCCGCGGTGCGGCGATCGACGTCCACGAGACCGAGCCGCTGCCCCCGGACCACCCGCTGATGGGCTTCGACTCGGTGGTCCTGACCCCGCACCTCGCCTGGTACACCGAGGAGTCGTACGACGAGCTCAAGCGGCGCACCGTGGCGAACGTCGTGGACGTGTGCGCCGGCCGGGCGCCCCGCGACATCGTCAACCCGGAGGTGCTCGGGGCGCCGGGCCGCAACGCCGCGTGCGCCGTGGCGGCCCCCGCCGTGCGCGCAACCACCGCAACCCCCGCAGCCCTGCCGACAGGAGCATGA
- a CDS encoding zinc-binding dehydrogenase — protein MSTMKAAVWTGTDQVEVTDVPLPDVPAGWALVKVAYDGVCGTDLSIVHGKHPRATAPLIMGHEISGWVEVAGATGPTAGALVTVEPLISCGGCRACRDGHPHVCRRLGLYGIDAPGAMAQYVAVPPEVLHEVPAGVDPRTATLAEPLAVAVHAVALSGMHPGDTVAVYGAGPIGVLTAMVARHEGAGTVVITEPSPWRRQVAEDLGFTVVADGSTMVETLAPLTDGEGADTTFDSAAHPTVAAELTAATRVLGRIVVVGVYKQPTPLDLQAVCFKEQTVVGVRVYTSADMTRAIELIAAGALGLDRFPTKAFALADVGAALAAATSGQDCLKVLITPLDGKADA, from the coding sequence ATGAGCACGATGAAGGCAGCCGTGTGGACCGGCACCGACCAGGTCGAGGTCACCGACGTGCCGCTGCCGGACGTCCCGGCCGGCTGGGCACTGGTCAAGGTGGCGTACGACGGCGTCTGCGGGACCGACCTGTCGATCGTGCACGGCAAGCACCCGCGTGCGACGGCCCCGCTGATCATGGGCCACGAGATCTCCGGCTGGGTCGAGGTCGCCGGTGCGACCGGCCCGACGGCGGGCGCCCTGGTCACCGTCGAGCCCCTGATCAGCTGCGGCGGGTGCCGGGCCTGCCGGGACGGTCACCCGCACGTGTGCCGACGCCTGGGGCTGTACGGCATCGACGCCCCCGGGGCGATGGCGCAGTACGTCGCCGTGCCGCCCGAGGTCCTGCACGAGGTGCCGGCCGGCGTCGACCCCCGGACCGCGACCCTGGCCGAGCCGCTCGCCGTCGCGGTGCACGCGGTGGCCCTGTCGGGGATGCATCCGGGTGACACCGTCGCCGTCTACGGCGCCGGTCCGATCGGCGTGCTGACCGCGATGGTCGCCCGGCACGAGGGTGCCGGCACGGTCGTCATCACCGAGCCCAGCCCGTGGCGCCGGCAGGTGGCCGAGGACCTGGGCTTCACCGTGGTCGCCGACGGTTCGACGATGGTCGAGACCCTGGCCCCGCTGACCGATGGCGAGGGTGCGGACACGACGTTCGACTCCGCGGCCCACCCCACGGTGGCCGCCGAGCTCACCGCCGCGACGCGGGTGCTCGGGCGGATCGTCGTCGTCGGGGTCTACAAGCAGCCGACGCCGCTCGACCTGCAGGCCGTGTGCTTCAAGGAGCAGACGGTCGTCGGGGTGCGCGTCTACACGTCGGCCGACATGACGCGGGCGATCGAGCTGATCGCCGCCGGCGCGCTGGGGCTCGACCGGTTCCCGACCAAGGCCTTCGCGCTGGCCGACGTCGGCGCCGCCCTGGCAGCGGCGACCTCCGGCCAGGACTGCCTCAAGGTCCTGATCACCCCCCTGGACGGAAAGGCAGACGCATGA
- a CDS encoding SDR family oxidoreductase produces the protein MSSPFDLTGRTAVVTGGGRGLGLGISQALLAAGADVVVLGRNPLPDELTGQAADLGRAVQHYPLDLADSDAIAATSAQVLADHRIDILVNNAGTQDRHPAVDFPLAAWDHVIDVNLRAVFQLCQLFGRPMLERGHGAVVNLASLLSFQGGMTVPAYAASKGAVAQLTKALCNEWAGQGVNVNAVAPGYMATDMNVALLADPVRLEQLSVRIPAGRWGLPQDIGDVVVFLASPAAGYVHGQVLAVDGGWLAR, from the coding sequence ATGAGCAGCCCCTTCGACCTGACCGGCCGCACGGCCGTCGTCACCGGTGGCGGACGCGGCCTCGGTCTTGGCATCTCCCAGGCGCTGCTGGCGGCCGGAGCCGACGTCGTCGTCCTCGGCCGCAACCCGCTGCCCGACGAGCTCACCGGGCAGGCGGCCGACCTGGGCCGGGCGGTCCAGCACTACCCGCTCGACCTGGCCGACAGCGATGCCATCGCGGCGACGTCCGCGCAGGTCCTGGCCGACCACCGGATCGACATCCTGGTCAACAACGCCGGCACCCAGGACCGCCACCCCGCGGTCGACTTCCCGTTGGCGGCCTGGGACCACGTCATCGACGTCAACCTGCGCGCCGTCTTCCAGCTCTGCCAGCTCTTCGGCCGGCCGATGCTCGAGCGCGGGCACGGGGCGGTCGTCAACCTGGCCTCGCTGCTCTCCTTCCAGGGCGGCATGACGGTCCCGGCCTACGCGGCGAGCAAGGGCGCTGTCGCGCAGCTGACCAAGGCGCTGTGCAACGAGTGGGCAGGCCAGGGCGTCAACGTCAACGCCGTCGCGCCGGGCTACATGGCGACCGACATGAACGTCGCCCTGCTGGCCGACCCGGTACGCCTCGAGCAGCTGTCGGTGCGGATCCCCGCCGGCCGGTGGGGCCTGCCGCAGGACATCGGCGACGTCGTGGTCTTCCTCGCGTCACCGGCAGCGGGCTACGTGCACGGTCAGGTCCTGGCCGTCGACGGCGGCTGGCTGGCCCGGTAG